A DNA window from Lachancea thermotolerans CBS 6340 chromosome G complete sequence contains the following coding sequences:
- the RAD54 gene encoding DNA-dependent ATPase RAD54 (similar to uniprot|P32863 Saccharomyces cerevisiae YGL163C RAD54 DNA-dependent ATPase stimulates strand exchange by modifying the topology of double- stranded DNA involved in the recombinational repair of double-strand breaks in DNA during vegetative growth and meiosis member of the SWI/SNF family), translating to MPRDTCVTWQTRRVRFSLVSLCARAENKRVRRTSSLAPAAFFFSYPSTATTRTRTLTQSPTSTPAMAKRKLPDRPPNGIGAGQRPSLRPRALDSEAALATLTRPFKVPLKPLPTNARPVRSTRNKAVTYTYAPIQLPGDPENPDLALDSAGASADADITAARSHTKRIDALSARRLSRDPHRLQKIRDQLQRSFTVPIPGYVPRHNIPLSLGTKPKIVLGPRPLHDPTDEFAIVLYDPSVDGKTPELQDYQPNQSPPPSQLPPSSSKPTRPSATQTQQTGADSSQAGTPPPLRTHPKKLSNGLPNKTLRELLGERKLEKQFSSVPVVIDPLLVKILRPHQVEGVKFLYRCVTGLVMKDYLDQQSLLITADAATTKEPTPPPHTQSSSTESPASSPASTPSSATPPPAAQAPALQQCTVATEVSEIAQNRGAYGCIMADEMGLGKTLQCIALMWTLLRQGPQGKPTIDKCIIVCPSSLVNNWANEIVKWLGRGTLASLPIDGKKSSLSNGTVAQAVRSWALAQGRSVVKPVLIISYETLRRNVEHLRHCDVGLLLADEGHRLKNADSQTFTSLNSIRCPRRVILSGTPIQNDLSEYFALLNFSNPGLLGSRLEFRKNFELPILRGRDADAMDEDVKKGDERLQALSTIVSKFIIRRTNDILSKYLPCKYEHVIFVNLKPFQRSLYEHMLKSRDIKLLVKDAKHTQPLKHIGVLKKLCNHPDLLRLPDDIEGSEDLMPEDYQSSTVSKRGRSELQTWHSGKFSILGRFLHKIKTESDDKIVIISNYTQTLDLIEKMCRSSTYPVVRLDGTMTINKRQKLVDRFNDPEGQEFIFLLSSKAGGCGINLIGANRLILMDPDWNPAADQQALARVWRDGQKKDCFIYRFICTGSIEEKIYQRQSMKMSLSSCVVDEKEDVERLFSAGNLKQLFELRPDTNCDTHETYHCKRCKNGKQMVKSNAMLYGDATTWNHLNHDALAKTNDHLLCNEFSFDDISYVFQYISH from the coding sequence ATGCCACGTGACACCTGTGTCACGTGGCAGACGCGTCGCGTGCGCTTCTCCCTCGTTTCTCTTTGCGCGCGTGCCGAAAACAAACGCGTCCGGCGCACATCATCACTCGCCCCCGccgccttcttcttcagctaCCCTTCCACCGCGACTACTCGCACACGCACGCTCACACAAAGCCCAACCAGCACACCGGCCATGGCCAAGCGCAAGCTTCCAGATAGACCTCCCAACGGCATCGGCGCCGGACAGCGGCCCTCGCTGCggccgcgcgcgctcgACTCCGAAGCCGCGCTCGCCACGCTCACCAGGCCCTTCAAGGTACCGCTCAAGCCGCTTCCCACCAACGCGAGACCCGTCAGGAGCACCCGAAACAAGGCCGTTACCTACACCTACGCGCCCATCCAGCTCCCCGGCGATCCCGAAAACCCCGATCTGGCGCTCGACTCCGCCGGCGCCTCGGCGGACGCGGACATCACGGCGGCCCGCTCCCACACCAAACGCATCGACGCGCTCTCCGCGCGCCGCCTCTCGCGAGACCCGCACCGCCTACAGAAGATCCGCGACCAGCTCCAAAGGTCCTTCACCGTGCCCATCCCGGGCTACGTGCCGCGGCACAACATCCCGCTCTCGCTCGGCACCAAGCCCAAGATCGTTCTGGGCCCGCGCCCGCTCCACGATCCGACCGACGAGTTCGCCATAGTGCTCTACGACCCCAGTGTTGACGGAAAGACTCCGGAACTCCAGGACTACCAGCCAAACCAATCCCCGCCGCCGTCGCAGCTGCCGCCCTCCTCGTCCAAGCCCACACGGCCCTCCGCGACCCAAACGCAGCAGACTGGGGCCGACTCGTCCCAGGCAGGGACGCCCCCGCCGCTCCGCACGCATCCCAAGAAACTTTCCAACGGCCTTCCCAACAAGACCCTGCGGGAGCTTCTTGGCGAGCGCAAGCTCGAAAAACAATTCTCGAGTGTCCCGGTCGTCATAGACCCGCTCCTGGTGAAGATCCTGCGGCCGCACCAAGTGGAAGGTGTAAAGTTTCTTTACCGGTGTGTCACGGGCCTGGTAATGAAAGACTACCTGGACCAGCAGTCCTTGCTGATAACGGCCGACGCCGCGACCACAAAGGAGCCCACCCCACCTCCGCACACACAGTCGTCTTCGACCGAGTCGCCTGCTTCGTCCCCTGCCTCAACACCTTCTAGTGCTACGCCGCCGCCAGCCGCACAGGCTCCGGCTTTACAGCAATGTACCGTCGCCACAGAAGTATCGGAGATTGCCCAAAACAGAGGTGCCTATGGTTGTATCATGGCTGATGAGATGGGTCTGGGGAAGACTCTGCAATGCATCGCTTTGATGTGGACTCTGCTTCGGCAGGGGCCCCAGGGAAAGCCTACAATTGACAAGTGCATCATCGTTTGCCCTTCTTCGCTGGTAAATAACTGGGCAAACGAAATCGTCAAGTGGCTAGGGAGAGGCACGCTTGCCTCGCTTCCAATCGATggcaaaaagagctctctcAGCAATGGCACGGTGGCCCAGGCCGTTCGGTCCTGGGCTCTTGCGCAAGGTCGCAGCGTGGTTAAGCCTGTCTTGATCATCTCTTATGAGACCCTGCGCCGTAACGTCGAGCACCTTCGCCATTGCGACGTGGGCCTGCTATTGGCAGACGAGGGCCACCGGCTTAAAAACGCAGATTCCCAGACTTTCACTTCACTCAACAGCATCAGGTGCCCCCGAAGGGTCATTCTTTCGGGCACTCCAATCCAAAATGACCTATCTGAGTACTTCGCATTGCTAAATTTCTCTAACCCAGGGTTGCTAGGTTCTAGGCTTGAGTTCAGGAAAAACTTTGAGCTACCTATCCTTCGAGGCCGCGATGCGGATGCCATGGACGAAGATGTTAAGAAGGGTGATGAACGGCTTCAAGCACTCTCCACAATTGTGTCGAAGTTTATTATCCGGCGCACAAACGACATTTTGTCGAAATACCTGCCTTGCAAATACGAACATGTCATATTCGTTAACCTGAAACCTTTCCAGCGGTCCCTATACGAACATATGCTGAAGTCTCGCGACATTAAGCTTTTAGTTAAAGACGCGAAGCATACTCAACCGCTCAAGCATATTGGAGTGTTGAAGAAACTCTGCAATCACCCGGACCTGCTACGACTACCGGATGATATCGAAGGCAGTGAAGATTTGATGCCAGAGGACTACCAGTCATCGACAGTTTCGAAACGCGGGCGTTCCGAACTTCAAACCTGGCACTCTGGTAAGTTTTCCATCCTGGGCAGGTTTTTGcacaaaatcaaaaccGAATCGGACGACAAGATTGTAATCATCTCTAATTATACACAGACTTTGGACTTGATAGAGAAAATGTGTCGATCTAGCACGTATCCGGTAGTGCGGCTAGATGGCACCATGACGATAAACAAGCGTCAGAAGCTTGTGGACCGCTTCAACGACCCTGAAGGCCAGGAATTCATCTTTCTTCTGAGTTCCAAAGCAGGTGGTTGCGGTATCAATTTGATTGGTGCGAATAGGTTAATTTTGATGGACCCAGACTGGAATCCAGCTGCCgatcaacaagctcttgcTCGTGTTTGGAGAGACGGCCAAAAGAAGGACTGCTTCATCTACAGATTTATCTGTACCGGTTCGATAGAGGAGAAAATTTACCAGAGACAATCTATGAAAATGAGCTTAAGCTCATGTGTCGTCGACGAAAAGGAGGATGTTGAGCGTCTATTCAGCGCAGGCAACTTAAAGCAATTGTTTGAACTCAGGCCTGACACTAACTGCGACACACATGAAACTTACCATTGCAAGAGGTGCAAGAATGGCAAGCAAATGGTCAAATCTAATGCCATGCTTTACGGTGATGCTACTACCTGGAACCATTTGAACCACGATGCTCTGGCTAAGACAAACGACCATTTGCTGTGCAATGAATTCAGTTTTGATGACATCAGCTACGTGTTCCAATATATCTCACATTAA
- the SUT1 gene encoding Sut1p (some similarities with uniprot|Q12286 Saccharomyces cerevisiae YPR009W SUT2 Involved in sterol uptake homologous to SUT1) translates to MEGVNAYMSERARIYIKACWGASVGGKSCHPEKDPGHIVFRPLSACRSRDMIPIAIQNSKHQSLPPLLLPDVARTGPASMHTFYDNFRDPFRGAGGPGGGGVGVGVTLRGGGTSLGGGLGADLGAGRHPGRLLLNDPLPRAPPVLPGAAAGGLESLARLAAVSSDSYMVRPAPLAAPVAMAGVALPNAPTVARAVPAVTRAPDVPAVPAVRTPPAAGPVTARSPLARRARSPCSPRAARAAPSAKRQRIGPSCDSCRLKKIKCDASVEVLFQDEALVAFNGNRHESLHVAMTPAEARAALPSHVWDALPPHIVDALEAQDARRGEVVRHVDKVVFFRACASCTRRTAVGSGGKETDSDSGAASTPAAGPGSAPASPAVDSEGKADARSEPCCSFSKGFTRSDINVFTRLQKQLGARGQLADFTVADYRAIGY, encoded by the coding sequence ATGGAAGGTGTAAATGCATACATGTCGGAGCGCGCGCGTATATATATAAAGGCATGCTGGGGCGCGAGCGTGGGAGGCAAGAGCTGCCACCCGGAGAAGGATCCTGGACACATTGTTTTTCGACCCTTAAGTGCTTGCAGATCACGAGACATGATCCCGATTGCTATCCAAAACAGTAAGCACCAGTCGTTGCCCCCTCTGCTACTGCCCGACGTGGCGAGGACGGGGCCGGCGAGCATGCACACATTCTACGACAACTTCCGCGACCCGTTccgcggcgccggcggccCCGGAGGCGGCGGCGTGGGCGTGGGCGTGACCCTGCGTGGTGGCGGCACGAGTCTCGGAGGCGGGCTCGGCGCCGACCTCGGCGCCGGCCGTCACCCGGGCCGCCTCCTGCTGAACGATCCCTTGCCACGGGCACCACCCGTGTTACccggcgcggccgcgggcggGCTGGAATCGCTGGCACGGCTGGCCGCTGTTTCAAGCGATAGCTACATGGTCCGCCCTGCGCCTCTCGCGGCGCCGGTCGCGATGGCAGGCGTGGCCCTACCGAATGCACCCACTGTGGCGCGCGCGGTGCCTGCCGTTACCCGGGCACCGGACGTGCCTGCGGTGCCAGCAGTGCGCACGCCCCCGGCGGCGGGTCCCGTGACCGCGCGCAGTCCGTTGGCGCGTCGTGCGCGCAGCCCGTGCAGCCCGCgtgccgcgcgcgctgcgcccTCCGCCAAGCGTCAGCGGATAGGGCCCAGCTGCGACAGCTGCCGGCTCAAGAAAATAAAGTGCGACGCCTCCGTGGAGGTGTTGTTCCAGGACGAGGCTCTGGTCGCTTTCAACGGCAACCGTCACGAGTCCCTTCACGTGGCCATGACTCCCGCAGAggcgcgcgccgcgctgcCGTCCCACGTGTGGGACGCGCTGCCGCCGCATATCGTGGACGCGCTCGAAGCACAGGacgcgcggcgcggcgaGGTCGTGCGGCACGTCGACAAGGTCGTGTTCTTCCGCGCGTGCGCGTCGTGCACGCGCAGGACCGCGGTGGGCAGCGGCGGCAAAGAAACCGACAGCGATTCTGGAGCCGCCTCCACGCCCGCGGCCGGGCCGGGCTCTGCGCCCGCGTCGCCCGCCGTGGACAGCGAGGGCAAAGCCGACGCGCGGTCTGAGCcctgctgcagcttctcgaaggGCTTCACACGCTCGGACATAAACGTCTTCACGCGGTTGCAGAAGCAGCTGGGTGCGCGCGGCCAGCTCGCAGACTTCACAGTGGCCGACTACAGGGCCATTGGATACTAG
- the YIP5 gene encoding Yip5p (conserved hypothetical protein), which produces MDEPNPFEDQPVRNYGANTQESPAADVPVDVLPAKAPAGSTTAPSYYASCYQIDYETFCARVKCALTLRSLRDTDAEARNESEPAGKMEPDLYGPVWLAACAGLANYAATTLARVVRSAALGQSLAHPGDRRLVSALIIAYLYAWGTPAVVHLMARLVLKLELQWPLVSLITLYGYSLAVWVPLVALTGVLRVALANALPRAAVWAAVWSVRALGLLHSGAFFYRQLCSGEESAQSRPLLVTCLVAGAASAQLLSWVVPHVFA; this is translated from the coding sequence ATGGACGAACCCAATCCGTTCGAGGACCAGCCAGTTCGGAACTACGGCGCAAACACACAAGAGTCCCCGGCTGCGGATGTTCCAGTTGACGTTTTGCCGGCGAAAGCCCCAGCTGGCTCGACCACGGCACCCTCATATTATGCCTCTTGTTACCAGATAGACTACGAAACATTTTGTGCTCGTGTAAAGTGCGCGCTCACTCTGCGCTCACTCCGGGACACCGACGCTGAAGCCCGGAACGAGTCCGAACCCGCGGGCAAAATGGAGCCCGACCTCTATGGACCGGTGTGGCTTGCGGCGTGCGCAGGGCTGGCGAACTATGCGGCGACAACGCTGGCTCGGGTTGTGAGGAGCGCAGCGCTGGGCCAAAGTCTAGCACACCCGGGCGACCGCAGACTGGTTTCCGCGCTGATAATCGCATACCTGTACGCATGGGGCACGCCGGCCGTGGTGCACCTGATGGCACGGCTGGTGCTGAAGCTCGAGCTGCAGTGGCCGCTGGTGTCCCTGATCACGCTTTACGGGTACTCGTTGGCCGTGTGGGTCCCGCTGGTCGCGCTCACAGGCGTGCTACGCGTAGCGCTGGCGAACGCCTTGCCGCGGGCAGCCGTGTGGGCAGCTGTATGGAGCGTGCGGGCGCTGGGGCTGCTGCACTCCGGCGCGTTTTTCTACCGGCAGCTGTGTAGCGGCGAGGAGAGCGCGCAGTCGCGCCCGCTGCTTGTGACATGCCTCGTGGCCGGCGCGGCGAgcgcgcagctgctgagCTGGGTTGTCCCGCACGTCTTCGCGTAG
- a CDS encoding KLTH0G17094p (conserved hypothetical protein) gives MSVKTALITGAAQGIGKAIAVNLAQKGFQLALADLPQQADKAQSVIKEIQAARPKTKAPIFLPVDVSDRQSVFDAVDKAADHFGSFDVMVNNAGIAMVAKVLECTPEELDRIMKINVGGVLYGTQAATKKFVQLNRGGDYTPSTVKTAKRELTGKIINCCSIVGNGAFAALPLYSASKFAVKGLTQASAKELAPLGITVNAYAPGIVLTPMWDLIDSKLAEITGLPTGENLKRAIDGIALKRGETPEDVAGLVGFLASEGSDYITGQNIAVDGGISYN, from the coding sequence ATGTCCGTCAAGACCGCTCTGATCACCGGCGCCGCCCAAGGCATCGGCAAGGCTATCGCCGTCAACTTGGCCCAGAAGGGCTTCCAATTGGCGCTCGCAGACCTGCCCCAGCAGGCTGACAAGGCACAGAGCGTGATCAAAGAGATCCAGGCCGCGCGCCCTAAAACCAAGGCTCCTATCTTCCTGCCCGTGGACGTCTCCGACAGACAGTCCGTGTTCGACGCCGTGGACAAGGCTGCGGACCACTTCGGCTCATTCGACGTTATGGTTAACAATGCAGGCATCGCCATGGTCGCCAAGGTTCTCGAGTGTACACCCGAGGAGCTCGACCGCATCATGAAGATCAACGTTGGTGGTGTGCTCTACGGTACCCAGGCCGCAACCAAGAAGTTCGTGCAGCTCAACAGAGGCGGCGACTACACCCCTAGCACCGTCAAGACTGCCAAGCGCGAACTGACTGGTAAGATCATCAACTGCTGCTCCATCGTCGGCAACGGCGCCTTCGCCGCTCTGCCTCTGTACTCGGCATCCAAGTTCGCCGTGAAGGGTCTGACCCAGGCCTCCGCTAAGGAGCTGGCGCCTCTAGGTATCACCGTGAACGCCTACGCTCCAGGTATTGTCCTGACACCAATGTGGGATCTCATTGACAGCAAGTTGGCTGAGATCACTGGCCTGCCAACTGGCGAGAACCTAAAGAGAGCCATCGACGGCATTGCCTTGAAGCGCGGTGAAACTCCAGAGGACGTCGCTGGCCTTGTGGGTTTCTTGGCTAGCGAAGGATCTGACTACATCACTGGTCAAAACATTGCCGTTGACGGTGGTATCTCTTACAACTAA
- the SUA5 gene encoding threonylcarbamoyladenylate synthase (similar to uniprot|P32579 Saccharomyces cerevisiae YGL169W SUA5 Protein required for respiratory growth null mutation suppresses the Cyc1p translation defect caused by the presence of an aberrant ATG codon upstream of the correct start): MLRRLLQTMAFETKILKVDPKSILFSETAHIDGSLPTITDPETEQNLLEAARTIRDTDDTVGFPTETVYGLGGSSLNDKSVLNIYKAKNRPSDNPLISHISSIDQLNRKIYGQESCSDILQNIPQIYRSLTEKLWPGPLTILLPVPQQSTLSKLTTADQPTFAVRIPSNPIARALIALSDTPIAAPSANQSTRPSPTLASHVFHDLKGRIPLILDGGACSVGVESTVVDGLVSPPLLLRPGGFTWEQIRSMGGPQWVDCKVENKKTVSEGEKVRTPGMKYRHYSPQAKVILFAPQEGSAPLEKRLENVKSVITDHARDVRGFAVLSSLTFPDNLLDDPHGIYRCLGSSNTEIQANLFAYLRQVDEMPNIDIIFVEGIDEEGEGLAVMNRLRKAASNNVVSF, from the coding sequence ATGCTAAGAAGGCTTTTACAGACCATGGCTTTCGAAACTAAAATCCTCAAGGTAGATCCCAAGTCTATTCTATTTTCTGAGACCGCACACATTGATGGCTCTCTTCCAACCATCACAGACCCTGAAACGGAACAAAATCTACTAGAGGCAGCTAGAACAATCAGAGATACAGACGACACCGTAGGTTTTCCGACGGAAACGGTCTACGGGCTTGGAGGGTCCTCTCTCAATGACAAGTCGGTTCTTAATATATACAAGGCCAAAAACAGGCCCAGTGACAACCCACTCATAAGCCACATTTCGTCCATCGACCAGCTAAACCGGAAGATCTATGGGCAGGAATCTTGCTCCGATATCTTACAAAACATCCCACAGATATACCGCTCTCTAACAGAGAAGCTTTGGCCAGGCCCCCTCACAATATTGCTGCCTGTACCGCAGCAGTCAACTCTGTCGAAACTAACCACTGCTGACCAACCCACTTTCGCAGTACGCATACCGTCGAACCCTATTGCCAGGGCCCTTATTGCTCTCAGCGATACTCCTATCGCTGCACCCTCAGCTAATCAATCGACTCGTCCCTCGCCAACGCTCGCCTCGCATGTGTTTCACGACCTGAAAGGACGCATCCCTCTTATTTTGGATGGAGGTGCGTGCTCGGTAGGTGTTGAGAGCACCGTCGTGGACGGTTTGGTCTCTCCACCTCTCCTTCTGCGTCCTGGTGGCTTCACCTGGGAACAAATCCGCTCGATGGGTGGCCCGCAGTGGGTCGACTGTAAGgttgaaaataaaaagACTGTTAGTGAAGGCGAAAAGGTGCGGACTCCAGGTATGAAATATCGCCACTACTCACCCCAAGCAAAAGTCATCCTTTTTGCCCCACAAGAAGGGAGTGCACCTCTTGAGAAGCGCCTCGAAAATGTCAAAAGCGTTATAACAGACCACGCTCGTGATGTTCGCGGATTTGCGGTTTTGTCTTCTCTAACTTTTCCGGATAACCTGCTTGATGACCCCCATGGAATCTATAGGTGCTTGGGAAGTTCGAATACCGAAATACAAGCTAACTTATTTGCCTACCTGCGGCAAGTTGACGAAATGCCGAATATCGACATTATTTTCGTTGAAGGAATTGACGAAGAGGGGGAAGGGCTGGCAGTGATGAACAGGCTTAGGAAAGCTGCTTCTAATAATGTAGTTTCATTTTAA
- the PMR1 gene encoding Ca(2+)/Mn(2+)-transporting P-type ATPase PMR1 (highly similar to uniprot|P13586 Saccharomyces cerevisiae YGL167C PMR1 High affinity Ca2 /Mn2 P-type ATPase required for Ca2 and Mn2 transport into Golgi involved in Ca2 dependent protein sorting and processing mutations in human homolog ATP2C1 cause acantholytic skin condition Hailey-Hailey disease) encodes MSENPFDSYLDRDRAQELSTEDALSKPQPSLEFCTLSVEESVHNLGTDAFKGLPSQSDIKQRREQYGNNEICSDEEGPLWKRFLSMFVGDPLILLLIGSSLISFFMGNIDDAVSITLAIVIVVTVGFVQEYRSEKSLEALNRLVPDQCRLIRCGQESKVLASVLVPGDLVRFGVGDRIPADLRIVEAVDLSIEESNLTGENEPVHKSASPVDKELYQENAGSIVPISERSCIAFMGTLVREGHGRGIVVGTAKNTAFGKVFEMMNSIEKPKTPLQSAMDKLGKDLSYMSFVVIGIICLIGVIQGRSWLEMFQISVSLAVAAIPEGLPIIVTVTLALGVLRMAKRRAIIRRLPSVETLGSVNVICSDKTGTLTANHMTVSKVWSLGSMSNKSNILNLEKSANGNLKKHLTDDVKATLRIGSICNNSTYSHEHVKFLGNPTDIAILEVLRKFGLEDERQLVARTDEISFNSKRKFMAVRVKESNGRAMIYVKGAYEKILEKATHFVSSENKSIKLDDSLRRVISDTADSLASDGLRTLAFARLEVPSNSSQKLGEDDIKGLAFAGLLGMNDPPRPSVKAAVERLSEGSVHIIMITGDAENTAVNIARQIGIPILNPETAVLSGDKLDDMSEDQLASIIDHVNIFARATPEHKLNIVKALQKRGDIVAMTGDGVNDAPALKLADIGVSMGKMGTDVAKEASDMVLTDDDFSTILTAIEEGKGIFNNIQNFLTFQLSTSVAALSLVAISTALKLPNPLNAMQILWINILMDGPPAQSLGVEPVDHEVMKKPPRKRTDAILTKDVFKRLLQSAAFIIAGTIYVFIKEMTEDGEITARDTTMTFTCFVFFDMFNALSCRHSTKSIFEVGIFANNMFNYAVGFSLLGQVCAIYMPFFQRIFKTERLSLGDLFFLFTISSTVFIADELRKLYYRKKRANDSYYYSAV; translated from the coding sequence ATGAGTGAGAACCCATTTGATTCGTATCTCGACCGTGATCGAGCACAGGAACTATCAACAGAGGATGCCTTGTCTAAGCCCCAGCCGTCACTAGAGTTCTGTACTTTGAGTGTGGAGGAATCCGTGCACAACCTGGGAACGGATGCATTCAAAGGGCTACCCTCTCAGAGTGACATTAAACAACGCAGAGAGCAGTACGGAAACAACGAAATTTGCTCGGACGAAGAAGGGCCCTTGTGGAAGAGGTTTCTATCAATGTTCGTGGGTGATCCTCTGATCTTATTGCTAATAGGGTCGTCCCTCATCAGTTTTTTCATGGGAAACATAGACGATGCTGTAAGCATAACACTTGCTATCGTAATTGTCGTTACGGTGGGCTTTGTACAGGAGTACAGATCTGAAAAGTCATTAGAAGCTTTGAACCGTCTTGTCCCCGATCAATGCCGTCTTATACGCTGTGGCCAAGAAAGTAAAGTCCTAGCCTCCGTTTTGGTTCCCGGCGACCTCGTTCGCTTTGGCGTTGGTGATAGAATTCCAGCCGATCTAAGAATTGTTGAGGCCGTTGACTTGTCTATTGAGGAAAGCAACTTGACTGGTGAAAATGAGCCGGTACATAAATCAGCATCACCGGTGGATAAAGAGCTTTACCAAGAAAATGCAGGTTCGATAGTACCTATATCTGAGAGGTCATGCATTGCGTTCATGGGAACTTTGGTAAGGGAGGGTCACGGAAGAGGAATTGTCGTCGGGACAGCCAAGAACACTGCTTTTGgtaaagtttttgaaatgatGAACTCTATTGAAAAACCTAAGACTCCTCTACAGTCCGCAATGGACAAATTAGGAAAAGATTTGTCGTATATGAGTTTTGTCGTGATTGGAATCATATGTCTCATTGGGGTCATTCAGGGCAGATCATGGCTGGAAATGTTCCAAATATCAGTTTCGCTGGCCGTTGCTGCGATTCCAGAAGGTCTACCTATCATTGTAACAGTAACACTAGCTCTTGGTGTCTTAAGAATGGCGAAAAGGAGGGCTATCATAAGGAGATTGCCCAGCGTCGAAACCTTAGGCTCCGTGAATGTTATTTGTTCTGACAAAACAGGAACCTTGACAGCTAACCATATGACTGTCAGCAAAGTCTGGAGTCTTGGGAGCATGTCAAACAAGTCCAACATACTGAACTTAGAAAAGTCAGCAAATggaaacttgaaaaagcatcTGACTGATGATGTTAAGGCTACTCTACGCATTGGCAGTATTTGCAACAACTCCACTTACTCTCATGAGCATGTGAAATTCCTTGGCAACCCAACTGATATTGCTATCCTCGAAGTTCTCCGTAAGTTTGGCTTGGAAGACGAAAGGCAATTGGTTGCGAGAACAGACGAAATTTCCTTTAACTCTAAGAGAAAGTTTATGGCTGTTAGAGTAAAAGAGTCAAATGGAAGAGCTATGATATACGTTAAAGGCGCCTATGAAAAAATTCTCGAGAAAGCCACTCACTTCGTGAGCTCCGAAAACAAGTCCATAAAACTCGATGACTCCTTAAGGAGAGTAATCAGTGATACGGCAGACTCTTTAGCTTCAGACGGGCTGCGCACCTTAGCTTTTGCTCGACTCGAAGTTCCAAGTAATTCaagtcaaaaacttggcgAGGATGATATTAAAGGCTTAGCCTTTGCTGGTTTGCTGGGTATGAATGATCCTCCTAGGCCCAGCGTCAAGGCAGCTGTTGAAAGACTTTCTGAAGGGTCTGTGCATATCATAATGATTACAGGTGACGCAGAAAATACTGCTGTGAACATCGCTAGACAAATTGGCATTCCTATCCTCAACCCTGAGACTGCAGTTTTGAGTGGCGACAAGCTGGATGACATGTCAGAGGACCAGTTGGCTAGTATCATAGATCATGTGAATATTTTTGCCCGTGCTACTCCTGAGCACAAATTGAACATAGTCAAAGCCCTTCAGAAGAGAGGCGATATAGTGGCAATGACCGGGGATGGTGTAAATGACGCTCCTGCTTTAAAGCTTGCGGACATTGGTGTTTCAATGGGTAAAATGGGCACTGATGTTGCGAAGGAAGCGTCTGACATGGTTCTAACAGACGATGACTTCAGCACAATTTTGACTGCTATTGAGGAGGGCAAGGGtatcttcaacaacatccAGAATTTCTTGACCTTTCAGCTTTCAACGTCCGTTGCTGCCCTCTCTCTTGTTGCTATCTCTACCGCTCTGAAATTGCCAAACCCGCTAAATGCTATGCAGATTTTGTGGATTAACATCTTAATGGATGGGCCTCCTGCTCAAAGTCTTGGTGTTGAACCAGTGGATCATGAAGTTATGAAAAAACCTCCACGTAAGCGTACAGATGCGATCCTGACcaaagatgttttcaagaGGCTTTTGCAAAGCGCTGCATTTATTATTGCAGGAACAATTTATGTTTTCATAAAGGAGATGACCGAGGATGGCGAAATTACTGCTAGAGATACTACGATGACTTTCACCTgcttcgtcttcttcgatATGTTCAATGCACTGTCGTGTCGCCATTCTACTAAGTCGATCTTTGAGGTTGGGATTTTCGCAAACAACATGTTCAATTATGCCGTTGGATTCTCTCTCCTTGGCCAAGTGTGCGCAATTTACATGCCATTTTTCCAAAGAATTTTCAAGACAGAGAGGCTCAGTCTCGGCGATCTGTTTTTCCTGTTTACAATCAGCAGCACAGTCTTCATTGCCGACGAGTTGAGAAAACTGTACTACCgcaaaaagagagccaATGACTCCTACTACTATTCTGCCGTTTAG